The DNA window GCACTTCGACGAGTGGCTGTTTTGTAGGAGATCGGTACTGACATACGCCCTTTGCGTCGCCATGTGTCCACGCCGGCTTGGAGATGACTTCGACATCCACGTCAAGTGCTTTCGATCCCTCGAGAAGTGCTGGCACCAGTTCATCAGCATCGCCAGTTGCGTCGGTCTCGAGTTCCGGAAGCGGCTCGCCTTCGGTCTGAGAAATGTCGAATACTGGTGCAGGCCGAAAGCCCACCAGGCCTTTCGACCACGCTTCGGATGGCGTCTCATCGTACTCACACTCACTCCGTTCGTGGTACGACGGCGAGTTCTCACACTCGGGACACTGCTTGGCGATGATCGGCGCCCAGATCCAGATCGCTGTTTCGCCCTCTTTCACGTACCGGTCGAACTCACTTTGCCACGTTCGGTAGCCCGCGACTCGAGTCGCTTTTGGACACTGGCGAGTGATGAGGAGTGTATTGCGATAAGAGTAATCATGGAAGTGGCTCTGGACGTCGAGCCACTCCTGGAACTGATCGCTCGAGACTACCTCGTCGACCTGCTCGACAAGGTCTTCCGCCCAGGTTTCCATCGTGCTATGCATCTCGTCTCGTCTGGTATCCGACTCATCGAAGGATACCACTGAGCTGTCGCTCGAAGTCATTGTTCTCGACGAGGGACGCACCATTCAGCGAACGCCCCTCAGCCTTCCAGGGGTGACAAACATCTCAGTTCGGACCAAATCGGACTGTTGACTGTCGGAATTCAGTCCTTGTCTTCTCTACAGGTTGTCGAGGGGAATTCCCTCAATGCTTGATCTCGAGAGGGTTCACCAAATCAGAAATCATGGATCACCAGTACTTCTATACACCTATTTGATGTTGCTCAATCCATCCACGATGACTGAGCAGAGTCGTATAGAGGAGGTTGCCATACGATGCGCACAGTGTGGGGCGATCTATCCAGCGCTCCGACTCCCTGGTGGAAAGTTAACGCGAGCAGGAA is part of the Halostagnicola kamekurae genome and encodes:
- a CDS encoding ArdC-like ssDNA-binding domain-containing protein, which gives rise to MTSSDSSVVSFDESDTRRDEMHSTMETWAEDLVEQVDEVVSSDQFQEWLDVQSHFHDYSYRNTLLITRQCPKATRVAGYRTWQSEFDRYVKEGETAIWIWAPIIAKQCPECENSPSYHERSECEYDETPSEAWSKGLVGFRPAPVFDISQTEGEPLPELETDATGDADELVPALLEGSKALDVDVEVISKPAWTHGDAKGVCQYRSPTKQPLVEVQNRENSAAFAVTLVHEYAHALLHGDVDSEIERSKRELEAEAVGYIVGRYFGLDTSGSAFYLAAWEGDEPEAILDRLERISSTAGEIIDAVDEVGADE